The DNA window ACATTAGACAGGCGACTAATGGTAAGACCAGTCGTATCTTAGAATGTCCAAGAACAAAAGGTGGTgtcatgtttaaaaaaatgacaagtGAAATCTTGCACTGTCAAACCACAGGAAGAGTGGCccaaatgtaacaggaagcatTTCTCAAGGCCACCAACCATAGGAAAGCTGGCCATGAATATTGCTTTCAGACAGGCTCCCCAGCAACCAAGTAGGGTCCCCAGGCTGAGGTGTATCTCACCAATAGTCTACTGAAGTTCATTTCCTAACGGGTCTGAAAATAAGGAGTGTTGTCTGGCACAGTTAGGATCCCAGGGTCTGTATCTGTGATAGCTTCAAACCcaaagggggaagaaaagaaggcaggagagagaaTTCTATTTGATCCTAAACTATGCTACCTGTacctgtgaggaggaggaggaggaggaggaggaggaggaggaggaggaggaggaggaggagagaagaagaagaagaagaagaagaagaagaagaagaagaagaagaagaagaagaagaagaagaagaagaagaagaagcagcagcagcagcagcagcatagtGTCTACCTGCCCTGGACCTTTGTCTTGTTGCCCCTGGACCAAATTTTATTGACTGGAAcaatgaggaagaagagagagagagacacttgcCAACCTAGAACTTGTTTGACACCACACTGTgtttaaatgttttctgtgtgAGGGATAGGGACGCAGTTCCATATACTGTCTGGTCACCTTCAATCTCCCCCATCTACCTACTGATGGAATACAAACCCACCAGCCCTCTGGTTGGAGAATCTGCAATTCCTAGGAACACAACCTCTAAGCCCCATCTGACCTGATCTGGAAGGCCCATGGCCTGCCTTTTAGGGACATAATCTTTCCAAAATTTTTTAGGTCATCATGACATAGAGTTGCTCTGCAATCACACTAGAAAATTTAATGCCATGGATCTCCAAAAGTTATGAAAATCATATTTCACAGGTACAGAAGCAAAATACACAACTTTAACTGGGCACTGTGGTGCAAACCCAGCACTCAGTGAGGGGCGGAGAATGGGGAAGTGCGGTGGAGAAAgtagaatcaggagttcaagggcagcctggacaacaggagaagctgtctcaaaaacaaacaccaacaaaACGGAGTTTAAGACATGAAGAGTAAGTGTGTTTGTTATTGGTgattgtctgaaaaaaaaaacaaacaaaatcagcaAAGCTGACTGACTTCTGCTCCATCAGCTGGTTGAGCATACAGTCTTTTTAAGAACTCTGATTTTACAAAGCACATTCCAGTAAAATACCTACTTTGTCCACATGTTAGCAATTGTGTTGATGTAAGGTTATTTTTAATGGCAGGAGAGCAATGGTATAAAGATGACCACTGGagtggaaggggagagaagaaagaaataggtGCATCCTCGCTgtactgtcctctgatctctgttTCAAGTGAACTAGCCAAGCCTTTTGTCATACAGGCCTTGCCCAGCAGAGCGGTACACCCGGAGTCCCAGCGCAGACACTAACTTTCCGAGTCAGGGGGTGGCAGCTGTCTCCCACTTGGCCCATAGGTGTGCAGATCCTTATGCTCTTAACCCAGATACTGACAGCGCAGCACATTCCTCCTCCACACTGAGAGTCCTTGTCGCAAGCCTGAAAGGAAAAGAACCAACAGATAAATATAGATGGTGGGAAAGGCTCAGGCTAGGGAACTCTAAAATTAGCAGGGAAAATCCTCTTTAAATATCCAAATGCCCAGCCAGTAAAGTATTTGCCGCACAAGCACAAGGACACACGTTCAATCCTCAGAATGGACAAGAAAAGTCAGCGACATGGCGGCTTGCACCTGCAATCCCAGATGGAGGCAGGCCGATGCTTGGGGCTGGGGTGGCCTaccagtctagctgaattgggGCATCCTAAAGCCGTGTGagaaactatgtctcaaaaagtaaggatGCACTTGAGGGCATCTGAGTTTAACTCTTGTcttccacacacatgcccacacttgtgtgtgtgtgaaactctCCCCCACAACATGTGAACCTACATTCACACAAAATATCCTAAGTAGagattttaataaaatagaaCCGGAAGCTTCATTTGCGTATTTACATCTCCCGTCAACATTGATCAGAATGTTTCCATGGACTAAAGAGCTCCAGTATGATGAGACACAGGATTaaggaggaaggacaggaggGTGGGGGACCaacatttctcttctctctttctggcATTTTATGGCTGAATTTGAAGACTGTGTTTATGCTAGCCCTGCCCTATACATAACCATGCAGAACTACACAAATCAAATCACATGATTTTATGATTATTAACTGCTGAATATATGGGGCCCAGTTTATAGAGAAAAGGTGGAAATGGTCTCTATGGAACAAACTAGTGCGGGCTGTAAGGACACCACCATAACAGCTAGAAATGGGTCACGTTCCCTTTCAGGTACTTATGCTGGACGCTTCCTGCTCTGGTACCCTGATTTTCACCATTTCCTCTTTCAAAACAAGAACTCTCCGGGCATGGGAGGGGACAGACCAAGACTTTTGCCCCATCCTACTAGTCTTTTGCATGAGTGATATGCAGAAAGGAACTGACTGACTTACGATGAACAGAAGTGCACATTAGAAACTCAGTTGAACAAGCCCCTGAGGTCCAACAGGTGAGGAGGACAGGCGCGGCACACAGCACAGATGCAATTAGCAGCCATAATCCCTCAAAGGACACACCCGGCCATACGAACTGCAGATACGTACAGCCATATATAGAGTCAAAGACTCCACTGTGGAGTACTTTCCATGTAGCCTGCGTTGATGTCCATGAAAATTTGTCTTAAGAACCATAGCTCCTTCTTagagccaacaacaacaacaacaacaacaacaataacaacaacaacaacaacaacaacagaatggGACGCTTTTGTTTAAACCATGTGCAGAAATCTGTCTGTTGTTCAAAATAAGTAGTGGCTAAAAACCACAACTTTAAAACTttggatggcttttttttttttaaataagatgaTGTTTAAACATTTCCaccttttaatttttgtctggacACCAGAAATCCTGCAAACATGGCCATCAGAGTCCTATGTTAGGTCTGCACAACAACCTTTTGCAATATGGttttaatatatatcatatgaAGATAACAAGTTCGAAGTTGCATGTTAGAGACCAGTGTTTATAACGAATATACAAGACTACCTTCTGAAGCCCCGGGAGCTCTTTTTCTAAgaccgttaaaaaaaaaaaaaaaagccagccaaaatcttttaaaattcaatcaATCACTTAGACATTTATCACCCTGTATACAATATATCTAGATAAATCACTGACTTTTTCATTTGAATCCAGATGGTTTCTGTCAGGGGGATCTAACTACGTTTTATTGCCACAttgctttagaaaaaaatgttttccaataCCCTTTTCATAACATTGaattaacaacaacagaaaaaaaaaagagtccacaAGATTGTACCacaaccccccaaccccaccagcaTGTAAACATGAAATGAGATAAAATTTCATTTCATAACACAAAGCTTCAGTTGTTGGAAATTTACAAAGAATTGCATaagtttatatctttttaattAGACAGCTGCTTCCTAGTACCCTTCATTCTTCTTAACCCATCACAGAGCCAAGCAAACAGTGTCCCCCTTTGAGTGGAACAAAACGACATTTGCACTGCCCAGGAACCTTGGGGCTTAGAGGATTAGGAAATACTTAGAATGGACcagcaggggaaggaggaaaaaacCAACCCAATCATGTTTCCATTCCCATGTGTTACAAAGACACTGTAGAAACGTTTGTTCATGCACACCAACTGGCTACCAATGAAGCTATAGACATGGTTTTAAGACTCTCTACTCTAATAAATACCACAAGGCATAAAACCAAGTATCTATGGGGGTATAGCCCAATGCTGTCACAGGCCCAGAGCTTTCAGAATGCAACCTGTACATTAAGAAACACGGAGAACATCAATCTTTAGTTATTCAACATAATGACCTTTCTCTTAAGTGACGTGTTACTTTATTACCTGCATGCTGTTCCAATTACATCTCTATTGAAATCCAATAATGTGTACTTAGATGTTAAAAGTGATTTAAATAAGTAAGTCGAATAAAAAAAATGCTAGCcgactatttttttttcctt is part of the Rattus norvegicus strain BN/NHsdMcwi chromosome 4, GRCr8, whole genome shotgun sequence genome and encodes:
- the Prok2 gene encoding prokineticin-2 isoform X2; translated protein: MEDPRCAPLLLLLLLPLLLTPPAGDAAVITGACDKDSQCGGGMCCAVSIWVKSIRICTPMGQVGDSCHPLTRKTITNNKHTYSSCLKLRFVGVCF